A window from Streptomyces sp. NBC_00271 encodes these proteins:
- a CDS encoding sugar kinase, giving the protein MTPTVVDVVALGESMVTFLPTRPGRLADVPSFERGIGGAESNVACVLAAAGHTARWVGRVGAEGFGDHLVEAIAAYGVDTSAVRRDPARPTGVYFRTAGDRASDAHEVAYYRAGSAASAMAADVMDLDAVRAGRVLHLSGITAALSAGCLALMRELTARRPGRPLVSFDVNHRAHLWQHQEPGKVLLDLARGSDLVFVGEDEAETAWGVTGGPGAIRAALPEPRALVVKQGSRGATLFQGDGDGDTVTFVPSLHVEVVAPVGAGDAFAAGFLSATLRALPARERLRHGHLMAAAALTVHGDLAAPPSRDHADRLAALDDDAWETLRLGPGWTEAVTRAQEEVRTP; this is encoded by the coding sequence GTGACCCCCACCGTTGTCGACGTCGTCGCGCTCGGCGAGTCCATGGTCACGTTCCTGCCCACCCGGCCGGGGCGCCTCGCCGATGTGCCGTCGTTCGAGCGGGGGATCGGCGGCGCCGAGTCGAATGTGGCGTGTGTGCTCGCCGCGGCCGGGCACACCGCGCGCTGGGTCGGCCGGGTCGGCGCGGAGGGCTTCGGCGATCACCTCGTCGAGGCGATCGCCGCGTACGGCGTCGACACCTCCGCCGTACGACGGGATCCCGCGCGCCCGACGGGCGTCTACTTCCGCACGGCGGGCGACCGGGCGAGCGACGCCCACGAGGTCGCGTACTACCGGGCCGGTTCCGCCGCCTCCGCGATGGCGGCGGACGTCATGGACCTGGACGCCGTCCGCGCGGGGCGGGTGCTCCACCTCTCCGGCATCACCGCCGCGCTCTCCGCGGGCTGCCTCGCCCTGATGCGCGAACTCACCGCGCGCCGCCCCGGCCGCCCCCTCGTCTCGTTCGACGTCAACCACCGGGCCCACCTCTGGCAGCACCAGGAACCGGGCAAGGTCCTGCTGGACCTGGCCCGCGGCAGCGACCTCGTCTTCGTGGGCGAGGACGAGGCCGAGACCGCCTGGGGCGTCACCGGAGGTCCGGGGGCGATCCGCGCCGCGCTGCCCGAACCCCGGGCGCTGGTCGTGAAGCAGGGGTCCCGGGGTGCAACCCTTTTCCAAGGTGACGGTGACGGCGACACGGTCACCTTCGTCCCCTCCCTCCACGTCGAGGTCGTCGCCCCCGTCGGCGCGGGCGACGCCTTCGCCGCCGGGTTCCTCTCCGCCACCCTGCGCGCACTGCCCGCCCGGGAGCGGCTCCGGCACGGCCACCTCATGGCCGCCGCCGCCCTCACCGTCCACGGCGACCTCGCCGCGCCCCCCTCCCGCGACCACGCCGACCGGCTGGCCGCTCTGGACGACGACGCGTGGGAGACACTTCGACTCGGCCCCGGCTGGACCGAAGCCGTCACGCGGGCCCAGGAGGAGGTACGTACCCCATGA
- a CDS encoding IclR family transcriptional regulator, with translation MSQTVDRALSILPLLAEGPADLGQVADRLGVHKSTALRLLRTLHEHGLVYRQSDQRYRLGARLFALAQEAVENLDVREIAHPHLVRLNETCGHTVHLAVYEENEVLYIDKVESRYPVRMYSRIGKPVAITVAAVAKLLLADLPEPERRVLADRLDYPMYTARSTPNAPAFLKELATVREQGWATDLGGHEESINCVAAPVRGADGRVVAAMSVSAPNVVVTADELLTLLPLVRRTADAISHEYSGKPPVKEESSRRP, from the coding sequence ATGAGCCAGACCGTCGACCGAGCGCTGAGCATCCTGCCGCTGCTCGCCGAGGGCCCCGCCGACCTCGGCCAGGTCGCCGACCGCCTCGGCGTCCACAAGTCCACCGCGCTCCGCCTCCTGCGCACCCTGCACGAGCACGGCCTCGTCTACCGCCAGTCCGACCAGCGCTACCGCCTCGGCGCCCGCCTCTTCGCCCTCGCCCAGGAAGCCGTCGAGAACCTCGACGTCCGCGAGATCGCCCACCCCCACCTCGTACGGCTCAACGAGACGTGCGGGCACACCGTCCACCTCGCGGTGTACGAGGAGAACGAGGTCCTCTACATCGACAAGGTGGAGAGCCGCTACCCGGTGCGCATGTACTCACGGATCGGGAAGCCGGTCGCCATCACGGTCGCCGCCGTCGCCAAACTCCTCCTCGCCGATCTCCCCGAGCCCGAGCGCCGCGTCCTCGCGGACAGGCTCGACTACCCCATGTACACGGCCCGTTCGACCCCCAACGCGCCCGCCTTCCTCAAGGAGCTGGCCACGGTGCGCGAACAGGGCTGGGCCACCGACCTCGGTGGCCACGAGGAGTCCATCAACTGCGTCGCGGCCCCCGTCCGCGGCGCCGACGGACGCGTCGTCGCCGCGATGTCGGTCTCCGCGCCGAACGTCGTCGTCACCGCCGACGAACTCCTCACCCTGCTCCCGCTGGTGCGCCGGACCGCCGACGCCATCAGCCACGAGTACTCCGGCAAGCCCCCAGTCAAGGAAGAGAGCTCCCGACGTCCATGA
- a CDS encoding RidA family protein has protein sequence MTEKTALTPKTHTTPPAKFSHGVKKGNILQVAGQVGFLPAEEGKPPTPAGPTLREQTLQTLANVRAILEEGGASWDDAMMIRVYLTDVDHFAEMNQIYNTYFEEQGLTAPPAARTTVYVGLPAGLLIEIDALAVLG, from the coding sequence ATGACCGAGAAGACCGCCCTCACCCCCAAGACCCACACCACGCCGCCCGCGAAGTTCTCGCACGGCGTGAAGAAGGGGAACATCCTCCAGGTCGCCGGACAGGTCGGCTTCCTCCCGGCCGAGGAGGGCAAGCCGCCCACGCCCGCCGGTCCCACCCTGCGTGAACAGACCCTCCAGACCCTCGCCAACGTCCGGGCGATCCTCGAAGAGGGCGGCGCGAGCTGGGACGACGCGATGATGATCCGCGTCTACCTCACGGACGTCGACCACTTCGCCGAGATGAACCAGATCTACAACACCTACTTCGAGGAGCAGGGCCTCACCGCGCCTCCCGCCGCCCGCACCACGGTCTACGTCGGCCTGCCGGCCGGCCTCCTCATCGAGATCGACGCGCTCGCCGTACTGGGCTGA
- a CDS encoding GntP family permease: MSSPMLLAATTAPPAPPHTGGLIALIHGTAGLLTVAALGIALLLVLIIKARLQPFVALLAVSIAVGLAAGLSVTELFGTVQRSDAVSLIESGMGGTLGHIAIIIGLGTMLGAILEVSGGAEVLASRLLNLFGEERAPLAMGLTGLIFGIPVFFDVGIFVLAPIVYAAAKRGGKSILLYCLPLLAGLSMTHAFLPPHPGPVAAAGLLHVQLGWVILMGIVCGIPAVLAAWVWSAWIGRRIFVPVPQDMAEAADEARAALVEEQRAAGVAPQEKPVPLGTVLAIIGTPLVLILLATFSSIAFDPSTGRSVITFFGHPFVALTIALLLAYYLLGIRRGWSRKSLETVSTASLKPVGNILLVVGAGGVFGAVLKGSGVAQALSDTFNDVGLPVIVLAYLISLVLRVAQGSATVAIVTTAGIVAPLLTEGDHSQAFVALVIMAISAGSIFASHVNDGGFWMVAKYFGISERDTLKTWTVLESVLSVAGFAVAAVVSLFV; encoded by the coding sequence ATGTCCTCACCCATGCTGCTCGCCGCCACCACCGCGCCACCGGCCCCACCCCACACCGGCGGTCTGATCGCCCTCATCCACGGCACCGCCGGTCTGCTGACCGTCGCCGCGCTCGGCATCGCGCTGCTCCTCGTCCTGATCATCAAGGCGAGACTCCAGCCCTTCGTGGCGCTGCTCGCGGTCTCCATAGCCGTCGGCCTCGCGGCCGGTCTCTCCGTCACCGAACTCTTCGGCACGGTCCAGCGCTCCGACGCCGTCTCCCTCATCGAGTCCGGCATGGGCGGCACCCTCGGCCACATCGCGATCATCATCGGGCTCGGCACGATGCTCGGCGCGATCCTCGAAGTCAGCGGCGGGGCCGAGGTGTTGGCGTCCCGGCTGCTGAACCTCTTCGGCGAGGAGCGGGCGCCCCTCGCCATGGGCCTCACCGGCCTCATCTTCGGTATCCCGGTCTTCTTCGACGTCGGCATCTTCGTCCTCGCGCCGATCGTGTACGCGGCCGCCAAGCGCGGCGGCAAGTCGATCCTGCTCTACTGCCTGCCCCTGCTCGCGGGTCTCTCCATGACCCACGCGTTCCTGCCGCCGCACCCGGGCCCGGTCGCCGCCGCGGGACTGCTCCACGTGCAGCTCGGCTGGGTCATCCTCATGGGCATCGTCTGCGGCATCCCCGCCGTGCTCGCCGCCTGGGTCTGGTCCGCGTGGATCGGCAGGCGGATCTTCGTCCCCGTACCGCAGGACATGGCCGAGGCCGCCGACGAGGCGCGGGCCGCGCTGGTCGAGGAGCAGCGGGCCGCCGGGGTCGCGCCGCAGGAGAAGCCGGTGCCGCTCGGCACGGTCCTGGCCATCATCGGTACGCCGCTGGTGCTGATCCTGCTCGCGACCTTCTCCTCGATCGCCTTCGACCCCTCCACGGGCCGCTCGGTCATCACGTTCTTCGGCCACCCCTTCGTCGCGCTGACGATCGCGCTGCTGCTGGCGTACTACCTGCTCGGCATCCGCCGCGGCTGGTCCCGCAAGTCGCTGGAGACGGTGTCCACGGCCTCGCTGAAGCCGGTCGGCAACATCCTGCTCGTGGTCGGCGCGGGCGGGGTCTTCGGCGCGGTCCTCAAGGGCAGCGGGGTCGCCCAGGCCCTCTCCGACACCTTCAACGACGTCGGCCTGCCGGTGATCGTCCTCGCCTACCTCATCTCCCTGGTCCTGCGGGTCGCCCAGGGCTCGGCCACGGTCGCCATCGTCACCACGGCCGGCATCGTGGCCCCGCTGCTGACCGAGGGCGACCACTCCCAGGCCTTCGTCGCCCTGGTCATCATGGCGATCTCGGCGGGCTCCATCTTCGCCTCGCACGTCAACGACGGCGGCTTCTGGATGGTCGCGAAGTACTTCGGCATCTCCGAACGGGACACCCTCAAGACCTGGACGGTTCTGGAGTCGGTGCTGTCGGTCGCGGGCTTCGCGGTGGCGGCGGTGGTGAGCCTGTTCGTGTAG
- a CDS encoding M14 family metallopeptidase, which translates to MRLHRRGRRTVTLATLLALALAAPITATATHATATGAKAPAPSADDIRQYEIHQSTTPVTRTAIQQTGVTVDEADEETVVVSGRADQVKKLRQLGYEVSLLGSAPNRSNGAGDVRLLDFPSADSKYHNYAETNTEIDQRLAAYPSIMSKRVIGKSYQGRDIVAIKVSDNVATDENEPEVLLTFHQHAREHLTVEMALYLLRELGAGYGSDSRVTNMVNGREIWIVPDLNPDGGEYDIATGSYRSWRKNRQPNSGSSYVGTDLNRNWNYKWGCCGGSSGSTSSETYRGASAESAPEVKVVADFVRGRVVGGKQQITAGIDFHTYSELVLWPFGYTTADTATGMTTDDAAAFKAVGQKMAASNGYTPEQSSDLYITDGSIDDYLWGSQKIFDYTFEMYPTSSSGGGFYPPDEVIERETSRNRDAVLQLLENADCMYRSIGKATQYCS; encoded by the coding sequence ATGCGACTTCACAGACGCGGCAGGCGCACCGTCACCCTCGCGACCCTGCTCGCGCTCGCCCTCGCCGCCCCGATCACCGCCACCGCCACTCACGCCACGGCGACGGGAGCGAAGGCCCCCGCACCCTCGGCCGACGACATCCGTCAGTACGAGATCCACCAGAGCACCACCCCGGTGACCCGCACCGCCATCCAGCAGACCGGCGTCACCGTGGACGAGGCCGACGAGGAGACCGTCGTCGTCTCGGGCCGCGCCGACCAGGTCAAAAAGCTGCGCCAACTCGGCTACGAGGTCTCCCTGTTGGGATCCGCGCCGAACCGTTCGAACGGCGCCGGTGACGTCCGCCTCCTCGACTTCCCCTCGGCCGACTCGAAGTACCACAACTACGCCGAGACGAACACGGAGATCGACCAGCGGCTCGCCGCCTACCCGAGCATCATGAGCAAGCGGGTGATCGGCAAGTCGTACCAGGGCCGGGACATCGTCGCCATCAAGGTCAGCGACAACGTGGCCACCGACGAGAACGAGCCCGAGGTCCTCCTCACCTTCCACCAGCACGCCCGCGAGCACCTGACCGTCGAGATGGCGCTGTATCTGCTGCGCGAGCTCGGGGCCGGATACGGCAGCGACTCCCGCGTCACCAACATGGTGAACGGTCGTGAGATCTGGATCGTCCCGGACCTCAACCCCGATGGCGGTGAGTACGACATCGCGACCGGCTCGTACCGCTCGTGGCGCAAGAACCGCCAGCCCAACTCCGGTTCCTCGTACGTCGGTACGGACCTCAACCGCAACTGGAACTACAAGTGGGGCTGCTGCGGCGGCTCGTCCGGTTCCACGTCCTCCGAGACCTACCGCGGCGCCTCCGCCGAGTCCGCACCCGAGGTGAAGGTCGTCGCCGACTTCGTGCGCGGCCGGGTCGTCGGCGGCAAGCAGCAGATCACGGCCGGGATCGACTTCCACACGTACAGCGAACTCGTGCTGTGGCCCTTCGGATACACCACCGCCGACACCGCGACCGGCATGACCACGGACGACGCCGCCGCGTTCAAGGCCGTCGGCCAGAAGATGGCGGCCAGCAACGGGTACACCCCGGAGCAGTCCAGCGACCTGTACATCACCGACGGGTCGATCGACGACTACCTCTGGGGCAGCCAGAAGATCTTCGACTACACCTTCGAGATGTATCCGACGTCCAGTTCCGGAGGTGGCTTCTACCCGCCCGACGAGGTGATCGAGCGGGAGACCTCACGGAACCGGGACGCGGTGTTGCAGTTGCTGGAGAACGCGGACTGCATGTACCGGTCGATCGGGAAGGCGACGCAGTACTGCAGTTGA